The sequence below is a genomic window from Chaetodon trifascialis isolate fChaTrf1 chromosome 18, fChaTrf1.hap1, whole genome shotgun sequence.
TCTTATATATCAGCAAGACTACCAGTTGGAAACCGTCAAAGGAAGGCAAACGCTTTGTTAAACAGCTATTGTTATGAATGAAGTTCAAGGTAATTACAGCAAAAATAGTCATTATCCCAGTGCACGCCCCAGGGTTTGGAAACCACTGATTTACAGTTTTCAGTTCAGGCCATCAATACAAAGATCAATGATTCTGTGTTCTCTGGAACTATGGAGCTAATACTTTATTGATCGTCATGAGGAAATCTCAAataggtcagaggtcagggtgcTGGAGAGGGGAAAGATTTGTAGTGATGTGTGGAAAAATACTGACATAGCTAAATCTGCTAAGTCCTAGAACAACTATTAACCCGTTTGAATCCGCCGTCTTCTGAAAACGACGCCAATTCTCCATCAACTTGACGAGATGCCGGATTAGGAACACTTATTAGCCATGACCTTTTAACCTGAATCCACTCCTCCTACTCATAGAGCCTCTTCTGTCATATGAAAGTATCAGAAGGTCTGTCAGGTCAACAGAGCTGAGGCAGCAATATCCTGTGGTGAGTCTGTCTGTAGCTCACGATGATGGAGCCCCGGAGCTGTGTGCGATGCCGGATTATAGACCGAGCCGCTGCCTCCTCGCTCCACTCAActctgcttccttccttccttcctttgtaGTTCTTGAAGCTCCGgttccacctcctccatcttgTTTCTCATCTCTCTAAATCCCTCATCCACAATCCCCtcacttctccctctcctgctaATCCATCTCGTCACTCTTTACACAAGCTGCTGCTCATCCTGTCGGCCCTCTTTACTCTTTATCATTGCGCTGTGGCCGGCTGGCAGCGTTAACCTGACCTCAGCGCAGGGAATGATCTTCCGTCTCTCCACGCCGGTGCTCTCTCGTGCGCTAATGGACGGAAAACTGAATTTGATGGCGTTTAAACAGAAATCATGCCTCACAGAGAGTAGATTCAGCTCTTTATTAATGGAGCTGCCAATGTCAGATCTCCGTGAATGGATTATATGAAGCTTTTAGCAGATATTATTAGTCACAGCAGGGGTGACGTGTAATCATTTCAGACATGCTTTAGCGAGAGCTCGGTGaagcttttctgctttgtttttgcactGCAGAGTTTACAGGCACAATCAACCGTGAGTCTTCAGGGGACACCTGCTGGCTTACATACACCCGAGCCATGATTGCAGTCCTAGCAGGGTGTCTCGGTGCCTCAATTATGCTGTTATGAGAAATTATATCATCATTGTTCCTGTATTTGAGCTGCACAATTGAAATGTactctttccttttgtttttcgAAAGATACTTGTGTACTAAAATGGGTCGTTTGCAGTCATGAACCCAGATAAGTGAGCAGCACCGGGCTGCCAATAGCTGACACCAGGTCTCCACTGCACTGTACATATTCACTAGAAATACATGAGCACTGGGTAGCGCTCTTAGCATCTTTCTGCATGTTGCTTTGGTTTCTGGTGAAGTCTCTTGTTGAATCGCTACTAAAGAGCAGACACAATTAGCGACTAGCAGGAGCATTTAGCAGATAAAGACCCTGACTCTTCCTTCAGGAGGGAGGGGATACAACATCAAGCTAAATGAGAGTAAATTTTgggcacaaacacaactccaaatgctGCTCCGTGTCGGGATAAAGGTTTACCTCATAAACTTTGTAAGATGattgcattttactgttgtgttcacagctgcCCCGGAGTGGCAGAAGAAATCAGTTGATGCAGGTTTAATGTTGTCTTTGTAGCATAAAATTAGGTCAGCAATAGCCGAGTACTTCCGATTTCGCAGTTGCAGTATGCTAAATGCcacatgtgtttctgtctgcccccTGCAGGTGAGCCAAGGTAATGTCCCAGGGGTGGAAAGCGCCTCTCTGGCCATGGACACCGAGGAGGGCGTGGAGGTGGTGTGGAACGAGGTCCTCTTCTCCGATAAGAAGGTCTTCAAAGCACAGGAGGTATTGTGGCTCTTATTCCCGACAACCCAGGCAGACTGCATGTACTGTGGTTTTAGAGTGTAGTCATTGACAATTTCAGCCCAGATCGTCCTTTGTTGGAGGGTTTGCCAGCAGCGGTTTCTGTGATGGCGTTCTGGCTCGCAGCCAAAACTATTTTAATGAGATTTTCATCTTGTGCTATAAGATCATTGGGGATTTTAACCGGGCGTAGTGTTACAAAAGAGCAGTCAGTTTCTATCCTATTTTTTCATTAACAGTTGAGCAGTCTCATGCTAATATGAAGAAATCAAAGAGCAGGTCTGAAAATACAAAGATAACACATTTGCTCCAGCATTTGTTTCGTGCCTGTTTGAAACCCTCAAAATCATGTTTCTGCAACAGAACTCGCGCCAGGACCTTGAGTTGGAGATCATTAATTATTGTGATATATTTATCTGCTGATTCTTATCTTGTTCAACTGTTTGGTCTCTAAAATGttgaaatagtgaaaaatgtccatgaaGATCCTAAGGCAGGACTGAGGAACCTTCTTCCCGTCAGCTTTGAGAAGGTCTTCCTACTAAATTATTCAACACACATATCCCACTAACCTCTAATGCAGTGGTTggtgctgcttctctttggcgagGTGTTGGATGTCAGATGCtagtgatgatggtggtgatgatggtggtacgtgtagctggttttccaggtttgggtcagccAGTCCTGAACagaactgagtctttgcaagagtccATTTTGGACAAAGCTGCTCACAATAGGTTGTCTGAAAATGAGATGCAAACTTCAGTGCATGTTTCCTCAGATGGGGAAAATCCTCTGGATCTACTGTACATGCAACTcgagcagagggaggttgttGGTGCTTTATAGCGCATTGATTTCGTTTTGTTTGCTGTcgggcacatcagctggttccacttTAAACAGGGTAGCTATTGAGTTAAAtagcttttgtttacttttcatgccATGAAACCTAAATTCCTGAAGTTTTTCCtgagttttctctctctccagcacaCTCAGACGTCATGGCAggcttctgctctgctgcagatgcATTTTCCTCAGCTTTGATTTCACATCAAATGGTTTCACATTTGAACGCAGAGAGtggagaagctggctggagcttgaggttcagctctgggAGGCGCTTGATTATGTCCACAGACACGCCTCCTTAGCCGTTGgctcgctcaccacaaaacttgcctgcatAACGTCGTCTCTGGCAGAATGTGTTAAAGTTGCATGTTGGGGATCTAAACTCTTGTGCTCGCAGCTCATCAGGTTTAGTATGGTTCAAGCTGTAATGACGCTCGAGTTGGGCCCTTTTCATCCCTGCAAGCTCGTCCTCACAAACTAATTTAGGCGCACTGGCTTGACAATAACATAAGCTATGTgcgtgttgcattcagggaccatCTAGAAGGATGTGTCTACTattatatttgatttttttaaccAACGAGTGTCACCGGCTATATGTGTCCCAGAGGCCGGGCTTTCCCCAACCCTGGATAGGGTGACATATTAAagttgcttattttgtctgagaTGCCAAAGCCCAAAACTTTTCAGTTCATTAACCCAAGCAAGGAggatttttggcatttttgctaaaaaaaaaaaaaaagcatagaAAACCTTATTTAATCTGAGAAGTAATGTGAAGATGTGAACCACCTCCGCTGTGTTTTTTAGGAGAAGATCAAGGAGATGTTTGAGAACCTGATGCAGGTCGAACATCCCAACATCGTCAAGTTCCACAAGTACTGGCTGGACATGAAGGAGAGTCAAGCACGGGTgcgttttttcttttttagcctCTTCTGGTCTCTCGTTTCATGTGCATTAACAGTttcccctcctccacctgcaggttaTCTTCATCACAGAATACATGTCGTCGGGCAGCCTGAAGCAGTTCCTGAAGAAAACGAAGAAGAACCACAAGACCATGAATGTGAAGGTTAGTGTTAGTCACATCCTGCGTTGGTGTGATTATATCCTATGGTGGTGGCAGGGGGAACTGCAGCCCAATCACTATTCAGATCATATTTCCCACAGGATTATAGATTATGTAACAGGACACCCTGGTGGCTCAGTCTGCTCAGACATACATCCAAagccctctcctctttctgtcctctacatctgctgctttttattcaATAATGCACAACCATCGGTGGCAGAAGAAGTGTTGTAAGAGCACTTCATTTGGTGTTCTTCACTTATACTCCTGAGAATTAGGGAGAAATAGTGTAATATAGAGTAATTCAGTGCAGTAGAAATTTCCATATGCCCTCATATGGAGCAAATTTGTGTCTTTAGAGGATTCACGTTGCTCTGTTCAACTACATTTTAGGCCTGGAAGAGATGGTGCACCCAGATTCTCTCTGCCCTCAGGTACTGACTCACTTCTCCCCCAGGATTTTTATCATGAGAGACTTCTCTTATCAAAGCCTTTACGTTAAGCAGATGTTTGTCTTGTTCTCTGGCAGTTATCTGCACTCTTGCGATCCACCGATAATCCACGGCAACCTGACGTGCGACACCATCTTCATTCAGCACAACGGCCTCATCAAGATTGGCTCAGGTCTGCTCCCAGCAGGGCTTTTTCTGTTACTGCAGCCAGCACTGGCCACACATGTTGTGGATTGTGGAGACTTTCTGGATTCACTAAATGAATCTCTGCAGCTTTACGAACAGAATAAATATCTCAATTACGCTTAATTTTCTTTCCACAGTGTGGCATCGGCTATTTGTTAATGGTAAGAAATAGATAATTTTGTCGtagttatgttttcattggaGTCATATCAATCATCGGTTTATCCTCGATAATCTCTCCATGGTGTCTGTGTCTTGTCTAATCAGTGTTTCCAGATGCCAGTGTCCATGGGAAAGGGAGGCAGCATCGCGATGAGCAGAGGAATCTTCATTTTTTTGCCCCAGAATATGGAGGTAAGTGTGATGGAGGGTAGTTTTCCTGCAGCTCGATTTCtgccttcattcattctgaaCTGAATGTTTTCACCCCAAAGTACAAACTCACTCATTCCCTCCTTAGTCGAATGTGACTTTAAACCCTGCTGAAGTCAGTGAAAATCACCAAGCCGACGGCAAGTTAGTGCCTGTCGCTCCATGTTAGGCTTTTCCCACAACAGCGGCGCTGACAGGGTCTTTGCATAGCTCTGAAACAAGCAGCAATTTGTAGCAATTTCTGTGACCTAATGGCCGTAATTGTGGGAGATAATGAGGTAAATATCAGGATTACTGGAGCCACAGTGAAATCGGCTGGCCACAAGGCATTCAGATTATTCCACACAAGTTATTTCGAGGCATTTAAAGGGAAGTTTTGCGCCGCTGTggctttttctgtgtctgtaatAAGGCTGCACGAGCTAACAGAGTAAATAACTGCGTTTTCATTTTGGGATCCTTAAAGTTATCTGTGTCTCACCTCCCTCatcttctccttttctgtttctAGCTGGCGAAGACGATTATGGCATCGACATTTTCTCCTTTGGCATCTGTGCTCTGGAGGTGAGAGAAACAGATCTGCAAGATTCccccctgcgtgtgtgtttgtttgtgattgtGTTAACAGATCATTTTCACCCCTAGATGGCAGTATTGGAGATCCAGGCCAATGGAGATACTGCTGTGTCCAAGGAGGCCATCGTCAACGCGGGTCAATCTCTGGAAGACCCTCTCATGAGAGTAAGCCTCAAAAATACTTCATGTCCTAAATACACAGCAGTGCAACCGAGGAAACGGAGATGTAAGACAAACTGTACCACGCTACTCTATTAACACTCGCCTACACATACCACCTTGCTTCCACCGGTTGATTTCATACCACATGCAGAGACTTTGCACAGTTTGAGAGTAAAACATGAACTCATGCTCAGGAAACTGGCTCGTACTGTACAGCCGTGTACCCGCGTGTTGGACTCAGTGTCTCGTTGCTTCCCGCAGGAATTCACCCAGTCCTGTCTGTGTCACGAAGCCAAGCTCCGTCCTACGGCTCACGACCTTCTGTTCCACCGAGTCTTGTTCGAGGTCCACTCCCTCAAACTGCTCGCCGCCCACTGCCTCATCAACAACCAGTGTGAGTTTCTCACTTCCACATGGCAAGCTTACCGCAGCAGAGTCTCCCCTTTCATTCCCCACGACGATGCTTACTCGTTCCTGAGTGCAGCAGATCGTTTTCTGTCGCTTGCAAGTGTTTGGCAAGCAGGTTTCAGAGCTGAACCAAAAGTGTGTCTCATGCAAAATTCATAACTGAGTTGAGCAGCCAGTGTTATTTATCATGGGTTATGCAGCGTATTTGCTAGTCAGTAATTTAAGGTTTGAATATATAGTTCACTAATGTCCAAACATGTCCTACGTCTACAGACTTGCTTCCAGAAAACTGTGTGGAAGAGAAAACCAAGTCCTTTGACCCCAACGCTGTCATGGCAGAGAtcaaacatgaagacagacagggagttCAGCTCAAGTAAAATCACACAAGCACCTCAAATCTCTGCTGAATGTCCTCTGACATGTCAGGCGCCACCCTGACTGTGCTCATCTGCTTGTTCCCTCATCTCTGTAGATATTCCCATGTGTCCCCTTTGGAGCTTGACAAGTTTCTGGAGGATGTTAAGTGAGTGGAACGGCACTTTATGACTCattctgtgtcagtgttgactgtgtgactgcagcatgAAGCCccacatcctctcctctcttcaggAATGGGATTTACCCCTTGATGAACTTCGCCTCGTCTCGGCCTCACCCCGTCCCCCGAGCCCTCTCCCTGTCgcaggagcaggtggagacagTCAAGACGCCGACCCCTGAACCCcaggagacagaaagcaggaagGTTAGACTTTCAGACAGCAGATACacaatctggttgtatgtctATGTTGGATGAGcttatatattgttttttggttgtttcTGCTTTAGCAGTAATTAGCATCATTTCCCAAAGATGATGTGAAAGTATTGATGCTGTTTATGTAAAATATGTAACAGGacctgcatgtgcatgtctgttGCTTATCATGCTTATTACACTCTTGAGCGTTTTTTatctgctggtgctgcaggtTGTTCAGATGCACTGTAATTTGGAGTCAAATGAAGAAGGGACCAAAACTCATGTGAGTCACATAGTATTACAGGTACTTTGCCCATTTTAGATTCAGCTCTTTTTTGGGCTTCTTATTAATAAAAATCAATCATGTTGATCTCCATACAGTACCAATGGAGTGCAACATTTATTTTAGAAGTTCGCTCAGTTATTGAGGCAAAACATAAATCCAGCTTGACTTTTTGATTCCCCCCAgctctctttgtttctgaagATGGAAGACAAACTTCATAGGCAACTTAGCTGTGACATCCTTCCAAGTAAGTAACAATGTTATCTGCAAAGTCCATGAAAACCACCAaagtgtcagtctgtctctcataACCGTCCGACCTCCCAGCCCTAAATAAACTACAgtatatcaggctttggatacacaAACTATATGTgttatgggatttgttgacaaaaagaaaaatatagaaaatcaCCTTCCTTATCCTTGAAAAAACATACTCTATATATTTTCATCACgctgaaatatttcatgtgAAACTTTCAGCTGACACCTCCAAAGACCTTGCCAGTGAGCTTGTTCACTACGCCTTCATAAATGAGGTAAAGCATCGTTATTTTTGCTCTTGATCAACAACAATAGATAAATGTAATGCGATTTAATGGGATTTCATGTCCAGCTTTAAACATGTCCCGTGTGCTGTGCAGGAGGACAGTGAGAAGGTAGCAGGATTCCTGGAGGACGCCATCAGCCGACACCGGGTCCGAGCGCTCGCCTCCGGGAGCACGCAGTGAGGAGGGGTCACGACAGCGGCTGGCCCAGACTGAGGGGCCCGGGCGTTGACCACGTGGATCAAGAAAGGGAGAGGGCAGGATCACACAGCCGGGAACTGAGAGAGTGTTGGGAGTTGACCCAAAAGGGGACAAATACAGAAGGAAGCTGGGCCTTGACAGTCAGCAAATCATcccagagagaaggaggaaacgCCAGCACTGAGAGAGGAACCGAAGGCACCTCTGCTGGAGGGCCAGAGGCATCATGGCTGTGTTCAGCAACCCCACAATGCAGTTGAAGATTGACAAACTCCCTGCCTAAAAGGGCTATCATGCCTTAAGATATCTTGACAGCTTAGGTTTTCCATAATGCCACTACTCAGAACGGATATGTTTTAACGTTTTACaatgcagcagctgtgttttcagaAGGACATTTTATTGCTCATAAGCCTCGTTTGCACTCCAGTGTCCACTTTGATTGGTGATTATTTACTTTGAATTGTAAACAAAGTAATTGACTAAAACCTCTCTCCTTCCCAAGCCAGAACCTTTAGTTTATTACCGTTTTAGGAATTTAATATTCCGTCCGACATACACTGTCAATAGTCATTCAGttgacttatttatttttgtgtaacTGTGAACAATAGAAGCTTTGCacaagcctgttttttttttttttacattttatgacCTGAAAAATTAACACACCTCACTGCACTCTTGGGTTAAAGGCTGCTTCTCCCACAGCTAAACACGGCATGCCTAAACGTAGTGATGAGCAATGAGATGATGCCTCTCTTTTAGCCTGTAGTGCTCTTAAGGGTTTTCCCTGTGAAAGTGTTCTGAAAGCCAAAGACTTTCAAAGTGCCTGATATGGCAATGTACTTTGGACAAAATTTCTGAATTTAAACGGCATCGTACCCATCTTAGTAATTTATAATTGAACTTATTCAGCCTGacttttacagttttaaaaCCAGATGCAGTGATTGTGGCTAGTTCCCATCTCTTATCACAAGTCCACATAGTTGGTCTTGTGAATGTgaagatgagctgaacagccaGTAATGGCAGCTGCGTTAAGAGCTGCAGCGGCTTCATGTTGGACATAAGGATAAGTTGACAATGCTCTGTGCTGTGGTCAGTATTAGTTTggaaagagctgcagctcatGTACAAAATTGGAATTCCTCATATGACGCTTGTGAAATACAATCATATGCCTACATAAATTGGAACAAAGGTGGTGGGGACTTAACACTTGTTAATAAAAATTGCCATATTGTTGATAAATATATACTTATTTCTACAGTACTTTCCAAACCATTTGAGGATATTTTTGAACACCAaatttgttttgtaaatgtctccagaagtgttttaaaggaaaaatctaCCCAAAAacttttggtttggtttttgtaATCAGTAAAAATGCTAACCTGTGAGGCTTTTTCATGAACTGTGGCCTGCGGGTGATTAAAAAATCTCTGACAGAAGAGTGTAAGATTTTGCTTTGAACATGTTCATTTCCCAGTATCACATCCACTGTGGATTTATGTCAGACAATATCGGCCTGAACTTTGGATTGATTGCACTGcagcccacacaaacacagaaatagaaaacatgCCTCTGCCAGATTTTCTTGTCAAGAGCGCAGTCTTGGCTCTGTAAACGATCACCATTTGGGTGGATTTTTCCTGAACAAAACTGGACAGCAAAAAAACAATGGTGAATTGTCTGATCGGGCTTCTTGTTTGTCAGACTCACTTAGCTCTGCTTCATTTGTTCCCCGGGGTCTGTAAGGTCGCCATTTCATAACAGTTACACTGCTGTACAGTCATTGCTTACAGTACTTACTCTACTCTGTGTCAAGTCTTctttatcagtgtgtgtctctggaGTCCCAGACGTTCACCTACCAGAGGCTGTGGTGTACATATTTGTTGGTGGCTATTAAAGGGGTTTACTTTTCAGCAAAATTTCAATGCAAAGCAGTGCCACTATTGCTCTCATCTGATCTAATAAGCTGCATGTCTTAATAGCCTGCAACCATTCAGAACTTTGCATTTTGCCTTGTCAGTCACCGTTCAGTTCCAGAGGGGACGTGAccaagaaaatgaatgtttagactgcaaacatgaaaacatccatATCAGTCTTATTTTATGTCAAATGACTTTTCTTCCCGTGAATCTGTTGAATGAAACTTGCCTTTGAATGTGTTCTACTTAAAACCTTTGTTAAATATTGTAGCTACTGCAATTAAATACATGACAATAAATAATGTGTGACATGTTGGTTATGTCTGAAATTATTAGGTTTTTATTTGTTAGGATTCTTTGTATACGAGGCAGTAGTATATATTGAGTATATGTATACATTAACATTTTTTCAAGAAATTAAGCCGGCATCTCCAGTTTCTTTGTAATACAAATTAGAttgatagaaaaaaaatgtcacttaCGTCCTTCAGGTTATATCACAGAGCTATATTTACTGTTGCCAAACTAAACAAATAGAGCAAAAGAACCAGATTTTTTTCAGTTGGTACATGTGCTTATTAAATAAGAAGTAAGTAGTAGGAAAGAGTATCCATTTACAAAGAATAGGAAATTATTACTGGAAGTAGTTTGAGAACCTTCGAGTCAATGTTTATTGAAGTGAAACCAATTTTTAGCCAATGTTTTAAAGTGTGAATCTGACAACACTTCAAAAGTACactaatcaaacaaaaaaagtacTTATTGAAAAATTGAAGGCGCTTGTACCTGTCATATGCTACTAACAGGTAAAAGAAAATCGAACATTGAGTTGAAAGCGATTACAAAAAGAAATGGTTCATTGGGTCTGATAGGAGCATATAAACACTAATCATAAGACCATGAAATTTTAGATTGAGTTACACTTATCCCAGAAAGTTTTTACAGTGGGTAGTGCATCTGAAACCGAGCCATtctttataataataatttaaaaacattGTAGGAGATGAAAGCAATAGACCAATGATTCCCCATCACATTCTCTGATAGACTGACCAAATACTGGCAGGTTGGGAGTTGCTGTGCGCTGCAATAAGACACCACAGGCATCTAACTTCTTCTATCACAGCtacacacatttacaaattTGGTCACAGCTTTTGCTTGTGGCAATAAAAATTTGGGACACTTCCTCTTAttgtgaggaaaacaaaacatgtaacCCATTGCAATACAGTactattcaaaataaaatatgtcaCTAGCACATTGGCAGTAGAAATACACCTGAAATTCCCGATCAGGTCAGAGAATTTGATGTGCCTTAAGACAGGCCTATTTCTAACACCTTTAACTCATTGTTCAAAAATGGAAGGTTGAGTTCAATAACGCCTTAGCCACTCTTATCATCGCGAGCGTTCAATTATCGCGATACCGTTCATTGATAATGACAGAATCTCGCGAGCACTGCAGTGTGTGGGCCTCTCCAAGAAGGTGTGCTTCATGGCGGTTACAGAGACTGCGGTAAATAAATTCCTTGATAAAgagacacatttacatttttcagctACAGTGGTCGGCGCGTAAGTAATACGCGATGTCTGGTTAAATTGTAACTGTGTAAAATATCCTGTAAATCGATGATGTATCTCACTGGGGAAAATACCGTTTGCTTCGCGCGCCATAGTAATGAATGCCTAGCactagctaatattagctagcTACGTGCTAGCACGATAACGTTGTCGTAAGCTAAAGAGAAAGCAGGCCTCGCTAAATCGTGTGGTGCTGTTTGTAATAATTATGAAGTTAAGGTCATTCGGGTGTAACAAAAAACGAGTCGTAGTTAAAGTCGACTTTCTCTAAACACGTCTTCGGCCAATATTTAACTTCGCCTATTGGTGCTACTTTACCTAGCTAACGTAACGTTATGTGAGGTTGAAAATCGTCATTAGAATTCATGTGCATCacgctagctaacgttagctcaccGAATTCTCAGGAAAGACGGGCTGGCTATGTGTGGATTGCAATGTAAATAAATGCTAGCTGCCTGTTTCTCTTATTGTTAACGTTAGTCTGAAGGCATGTTTTATTTTCCCTAGAATTTGTTGAATTGTTAAAGCTTCCCCATCAGTCCTCTTCCCCTTGGGGGCTTTCCTGCCTCAGTCTGGTGGACCCGGCGATTAGCGGGTTGCGTAGGTAAGGAGTTCGTCCGGTCCCACTTGGTTTAAAACCGGGTGTATGTCCTTTATATGCTAGCATATTTAATGGTAACGTGTGCTGTGTGAGGTGATGTGACTTCCAATTGAAGTACAGGAATTTTCTTagtgggaaaatgtttttatggttGTAATTGGTACATACAGGCAGGTGTTTATGCTCCAGGCCCTGTTCTTCAACTTTTgataataaatgtatttatattaatAGTTTGCTGTCTCTGAATTGTAGGGAGGTGAAGCTCTGACGATGGAGAATGGACAGGGCACAGGCTCCAAGCTTGGCCTACCGCCTCTCAccccagagcagcaggaggcacTTCAGAGGGTAAGAACCCCCAAACACTCAGTATCTGCCTAAATGCACTGCATTGATAATGTAGTTACTGGCGTAATACAATTCAAGTGAGTCAGTCAGTTTACATACACTTAAGTCACTGGATTACTTTCTCCAGTAATCTGATTTATTGAATGTCATGTATATGAGAAATGTGGCTTCTGTAATTGGGGATTGTGATTGTAAAACCTGATTTCTTCTGGAGACAGTCAATTTCATGACACTTCATATGTGTAGCAAAGTGTTTAATCGGCATGAtgcttgtatgtatgtgtcaGAAAAAGTAGCAGCCACATGCCTACAGATGTATAAATAAGTTTCCACTTAGAATGAGTAAGTCATAGTTATAAAATATTGACTTAATGAATGTATATGTGGATTTGCAATAAATGGGTTACTACAGCGCATGTAA
It includes:
- the nrbp2b gene encoding nuclear receptor-binding protein 2b isoform X1, which produces MTMSVPERKSGSEGKEEESEDESEILEESPCGRWQKRKEQVSQGNVPGVESASLAMDTEEGVEVVWNEVLFSDKKVFKAQEEKIKEMFENLMQVEHPNIVKFHKYWLDMKESQARVIFITEYMSSGSLKQFLKKTKKNHKTMNVKAWKRWCTQILSALSYLHSCDPPIIHGNLTCDTIFIQHNGLIKIGSVWHRLFVNVFPDASVHGKGRQHRDEQRNLHFFAPEYGAGEDDYGIDIFSFGICALEMAVLEIQANGDTAVSKEAIVNAGQSLEDPLMREFTQSCLCHEAKLRPTAHDLLFHRVLFEVHSLKLLAAHCLINNQYLLPENCVEEKTKSFDPNAVMAEIKHEDRQGVQLKYSHVSPLELDKFLEDVKNGIYPLMNFASSRPHPVPRALSLSQEQVETVKTPTPEPQETESRKVVQMHCNLESNEEGTKTHVSHIVLQLSLFLKMEDKLHRQLSCDILPTDTSKDLASELVHYAFINEEDSEKVAGFLEDAISRHRVRALASGSTQ
- the nrbp2b gene encoding nuclear receptor-binding protein 2b isoform X2; the protein is MTMSVPERKSGSEGKEEESEDESEILEESPCGRWQKRKEQVSQGNVPGVESASLAMDTEEGVEVVWNEVLFSDKKVFKAQEEKIKEMFENLMQVEHPNIVKFHKYWLDMKESQARVIFITEYMSSGSLKQFLKKTKKNHKTMNVKAWKRWCTQILSALSYLHSCDPPIIHGNLTCDTIFIQHNGLIKIGSVWHRLFVNVFPDASVHGKGRQHRDEQRNLHFFAPEYGAGEDDYGIDIFSFGICALEMAVLEIQANGDTAVSKEAIVNAGQSLEDPLMREFTQSCLCHEAKLRPTAHDLLFHRVLFEVHSLKLLAAHCLINNQYLLPENCVEEKTKSFDPNAVMAEIKHEDRQGVQLKYSHVSPLELDKFLEDVKNGIYPLMNFASSRPHPVPRALSLSQEQVETVKTPTPEPQETESRKVVQMHCNLESNEEGTKTHLSLFLKMEDKLHRQLSCDILPTDTSKDLASELVHYAFINEEDSEKVAGFLEDAISRHRVRALASGSTQ